In Amaranthus tricolor cultivar Red isolate AtriRed21 chromosome 5, ASM2621246v1, whole genome shotgun sequence, a genomic segment contains:
- the LOC130813239 gene encoding gibberellin receptor GID1B-like, whose translation MAGSNEINVNECKKVVPLNTWILISNFKLAYNLLRRPDGTFNRELNEFLDRKVPANTIPVDGVFSFDIVDKSTNLLNRVYMPSSGNDAQWGVSELEKPLSTKQIVPVIVYFHGGSFTHSSANSAIYDTLCRRLVSLCKAVVVSVNYRRSPEHRYPAAYDDGWSAVKWVSTRPWLQSGKDSNRKVHVYMAGDSSGGNIAHHVAVKAAEEGVEVIGNILLHPMFGGEKRMDSEKTLDGKYFVTVQDRDWYWRAYLPEGEDRDHPACNIFGPRGRDLKGLSFPKSLVVVAGLDLVQDWQLAYVEGLKEAGHEVKLLYLEQATIGFYFLPNNDHFYTLMEEIKNFVNPNC comes from the exons ATGGCTGGGAGTAATGAAATCAACGTCAATGAATGCAAG AAAGTAGTTCCACTAAACACATGGATTCTGATATCAAATTTCAAGCTTGCATATAATCTTCTGCGAAGACCAGATGGAACATTTAACAGAGAATTAAACGAATTTCTAGATCGTAAAGTTCCGGCCAATACAATCCCAGTAGATGGGgttttttcttttgatattGTGGATAAATCCACAAATCTTTTAAACAGGGTATACATGCCTTCATCTGGAAATGATGCTCAATGGGGTGTTTCTGAGCTAGAAAAGCCTCTTAGTACAAAACAAATAGTGCCTGTTATAGTTTACTTTCACGGTGGGAGCTTTACCCATTCTTCAGCTAATAGTGCAATCTATGACACCCTTTGTCGCCGCCTTGTTAGTCTTTGCAAGGCGGTTGTTGTCTCGGTTAACTACCGAAGATCCCCTGAGCATAGATATCCGGCTGCGTATGATGATGGGTGGTCAGCTGTTAAGTGGGTGAGTACAAGACCTTGGCTTCAAAGTGGGAAAGATTCAAACCGAAAAGTTCATGTTTATATGGCTGGTGATAGCTCTGGGGGCAACATTGCCCATCATGTAGCAGTCAAGGCCGCTGAGGAAGGTGTTGAGGTGATCGGAAACATATTACTACACCCTATGTTTGGTGGTGAAAAGAGGATGGATTCCGAGAAAACGTTAGATGGGAAATACTTCGTTACAGTTCAAGATCGAGATTGGTATTGGAGGGCTTATCTTCCTGAAGGGGAGGATCGTGATCATCCCGCTTGTAACATATTCGGTCCAAGAGGACGCGATCTTAAGGGTTTAAGTTTTCCAAAGAGCTTAGTCGTAGTAGCTGGTTTAGATTTGGTACAAGATTGGCAATTAGCTTATGTTGAAGGCCTTAAAGAAGCAGGGCATGAAGTGAAGCTTCTATACTTAGAACAAGCCACAATTGGGTTCTATTTCTTACCTAATAATGACCATTTCTATACCCTAATGGAAGAGATAAAGAACTTTGTGAATCCTAACTGTTAA